A window from Flavobacterium gyeonganense encodes these proteins:
- a CDS encoding response regulator: protein MNKKGAIIIIEDDPDDQYIFSDVFKELNYNNKIIFFNDGQDALDHLRSTLEEPFIVFSDINMPKLSGIELRKQIFENENIRLKTIPYLFFTTSADQRDVIEAYSKSVQGFFVKPSDFNELKDILRIIVEYWQKCVSPIYVA, encoded by the coding sequence ATGAATAAAAAAGGAGCTATAATCATTATAGAAGACGACCCGGACGACCAATATATATTTAGTGACGTTTTTAAAGAACTGAACTATAACAATAAAATTATTTTTTTTAATGATGGACAGGATGCACTTGATCATTTGCGATCAACACTTGAAGAGCCTTTTATAGTTTTCTCTGATATCAACATGCCAAAACTAAGTGGAATTGAGCTAAGAAAGCAAATATTCGAGAATGAAAATATACGATTAAAAACCATACCCTATCTATTCTTTACAACGAGCGCAGACCAGCGGGATGTTATTGAAGCCTATTCAAAATCGGTTCAGGGCTTTTTTGTCAAGCCATCAGATTTTAATGAATTGAAGGATATACTTAGAATAATTGTAGAATACTGGCAGAAATGTGTCTCTCCTATTTATGTAGCCTAG
- a CDS encoding response regulator, protein MISSENSSVNNKDLKEDEPLKIILAEDDNDDQELFMDAVDATNVPAEIITVGNGEELVNTLKDDSETKPDIIFIDINMPVKGGKEALAEIKNDKELKDIPAVMLSTSNSPKDIEDTLNKGADLYIQKPSSFKGFILILKKVFVLYWTKALINPLKNMFFISENNISRED, encoded by the coding sequence ATGATAAGTTCTGAAAATTCATCCGTAAATAATAAAGACTTAAAAGAAGATGAGCCATTAAAAATTATATTGGCTGAGGATGATAATGATGATCAGGAATTATTTATGGATGCAGTAGATGCAACAAATGTTCCCGCTGAAATAATTACGGTTGGAAACGGCGAAGAACTGGTTAATACCTTGAAGGATGATTCCGAAACGAAACCTGATATTATTTTTATAGATATCAACATGCCTGTTAAAGGCGGTAAAGAGGCGCTGGCAGAAATAAAGAACGATAAAGAACTTAAAGACATTCCTGCAGTTATGTTATCGACGTCTAATAGTCCTAAAGATATAGAAGATACTTTGAATAAAGGAGCAGATCTTTATATCCAAAAGCCCAGTTCTTTTAAAGGTTTTATTCTCATTTTAAAAAAAGTCTTCGTTCTCTATTGGACAAAAGCGCTGATAAATCCTTTAAAAAATATGTTTTTCATTTCTGAAAATAATATATCCCGGGAGGATTAG
- a CDS encoding FecR family protein has product MDKSNRKFFNDKQDTINWLAQLFERYANGQATEKEKEIIENWNPDSGKTAYNATETEVKEGCNAIWQRLTVEFGFEQETPKPIVKQKVIRLSPFIKYAVAAMAILFAGIGTYFFTSKETIQNKGSQQYADNKTYFESKKGEHLEITLPDGSTVHLNSNTKVAIIKTEFNTENREFWLEEGEAFFKIAKNPEKPFIIHSSSLQTTVLGTSFNIKAYKELDETSVSVRDGKVQVEHQGNLLGVFTKNKQITFNKTTGSTVKSEVSWEDAASWMENRLVMSGANAKEFKLRLKQHFNVTVEIKNNKLDGKLLSCSFPRDVSLKEVMDGISLLYNIKYDLSQSDKLIIY; this is encoded by the coding sequence ATGGATAAAAGTAATAGGAAGTTCTTCAACGACAAACAAGATACAATAAACTGGCTGGCCCAACTATTCGAACGCTATGCTAATGGACAGGCAACTGAAAAAGAAAAAGAAATAATAGAAAATTGGAATCCCGATTCAGGAAAAACAGCTTACAATGCTACAGAAACAGAAGTAAAAGAAGGCTGTAACGCTATTTGGCAAAGACTGACTGTCGAGTTTGGTTTTGAACAGGAAACACCAAAACCAATTGTAAAACAAAAAGTAATCCGTTTAAGTCCGTTTATCAAATATGCAGTTGCGGCAATGGCAATTCTGTTTGCAGGTATCGGAACTTACTTTTTTACTTCCAAAGAAACTATTCAGAATAAAGGTTCACAACAATACGCTGACAACAAAACCTATTTTGAATCCAAAAAAGGAGAGCATCTGGAAATAACATTACCTGATGGTTCTACAGTACACCTGAATAGCAATACCAAGGTAGCCATAATAAAAACAGAATTTAATACCGAAAATCGCGAATTCTGGCTTGAAGAAGGAGAAGCTTTTTTTAAAATTGCCAAAAACCCCGAAAAACCTTTTATCATTCATAGTAGCAGTTTACAAACTACCGTATTAGGAACTTCATTCAACATCAAAGCCTATAAAGAATTAGATGAAACGTCGGTATCGGTACGAGATGGAAAAGTACAAGTGGAGCATCAGGGCAATTTGTTGGGCGTATTCACTAAAAACAAACAAATTACATTTAACAAGACAACGGGAAGTACTGTAAAAAGTGAAGTCAGCTGGGAAGATGCCGCCTCCTGGATGGAAAACCGACTGGTAATGAGCGGTGCCAATGCTAAAGAGTTCAAACTGCGATTAAAACAACATTTCAATGTAACCGTTGAAATTAAAAACAATAAACTCGACGGAAAATTACTCAGTTGCTCTTTCCCCCGCGATGTTAGTCTGAAAGAAGTTATGGATGGTATTAGCTTATTGTATAATATTAAGTATGACCTCAGCCAATCAGACAAATTAATTATCTATTAA
- a CDS encoding T9SS type A sorting domain-containing protein yields MKNLLLFTALLVFGVSSAQFIVWENTFDTPEERAGWKFYDGNNNNNTWDIGKQVVRKAATPNMYEEVSPDNVLRYSRYIPNVVGGPANLKADYNNDIEDWVISPEIDLTAASGDIILAAMIGRVSIYNTTSTANNTDKTVFVYVSTPIKPVPDVTDFKALRADITAAYTNNPNVLPKRLVITNADYIAAGNSLFAQATADLSQYAGQKIYIGFWQNNTVVNNPAAISSSPFKDTNSSATFQIDEMQIFASALLGIEDVNAPKIVTQLIQNPVVSTLQLQLNPAFEPTTTFVKVYNMLGQEVLATVYKDQIEVSALAAGTYIVHITNGTVVEKLKFIKNK; encoded by the coding sequence ATGAAAAATTTATTACTCTTTACTGCTTTATTAGTATTTGGTGTTAGCAGTGCTCAATTTATTGTATGGGAAAACACCTTTGATACCCCAGAGGAGAGAGCCGGCTGGAAATTCTATGACGGGAACAATAACAATAACACCTGGGACATAGGAAAGCAGGTTGTACGTAAAGCCGCAACTCCAAATATGTATGAAGAAGTATCGCCCGATAACGTTTTAAGATACAGTCGCTATATACCAAATGTTGTTGGCGGTCCTGCAAATTTAAAGGCTGATTATAACAACGATATAGAAGACTGGGTCATTTCTCCTGAAATTGATTTAACAGCAGCGTCTGGAGACATTATTTTGGCAGCTATGATAGGCAGAGTAAGTATTTATAATACTACTTCTACAGCTAATAATACTGATAAAACTGTTTTTGTTTATGTAAGTACACCCATAAAACCTGTTCCGGATGTAACAGATTTTAAAGCGTTGCGTGCTGATATTACAGCGGCTTATACTAATAATCCTAACGTACTTCCTAAAAGACTTGTTATTACCAATGCTGATTATATTGCGGCAGGCAACTCATTATTCGCTCAGGCAACGGCAGACCTTTCCCAGTATGCAGGGCAGAAAATCTATATTGGATTCTGGCAGAACAATACTGTTGTAAACAACCCCGCAGCAATCTCTAGTAGTCCATTTAAAGACACCAATTCATCCGCTACCTTCCAAATAGATGAGATGCAGATTTTTGCATCAGCGCTATTAGGTATTGAGGATGTAAACGCTCCTAAAATTGTTACCCAACTAATTCAAAATCCAGTAGTTTCTACTTTACAGTTACAATTAAACCCTGCTTTTGAGCCAACCACTACTTTTGTTAAAGTATATAATATGTTAGGACAAGAAGTATTGGCTACAGTCTATAAAGACCAGATAGAAGTATCGGCTTTGGCGGCCGGAACTTATATTGTTCATATAACAAACGGCACGGTGGTAGAAAAGTTGAAGTTCATCAAAAATAAATAA
- a CDS encoding RNA polymerase sigma factor, with product MKLSDRHLLELIAEKDEKSFNEFYKRYSSLLYKWALNRIGNADITNDIAQDFWSTLWLNPQKIKTNSEGSAKNFMLHFYTFRILDYLRANKKQKEKTVVGEEQLNALENTLSYTHILEDIQEQEIYDLIEEVLLDLPELTRQVFEYRWRKQYSIQETSQKLNLDEKGVYNRTFVALTAIRNKVNVMLEDEKGIDNPKTLLGLAVLLNLF from the coding sequence ATGAAACTATCAGATAGACACCTCTTGGAATTGATTGCAGAAAAGGATGAAAAATCCTTTAACGAATTTTACAAAAGGTATTCGTCATTATTGTATAAATGGGCTCTTAACCGGATTGGTAATGCAGACATTACTAACGATATTGCTCAGGACTTTTGGTCGACTTTATGGCTCAATCCTCAAAAGATTAAAACAAATAGTGAGGGTTCTGCTAAAAATTTCATGCTTCATTTTTATACTTTTAGGATATTAGATTATCTAAGAGCGAACAAGAAACAAAAAGAAAAAACAGTTGTAGGAGAGGAGCAGTTGAATGCTCTTGAAAATACATTGTCATATACTCACATTTTAGAGGATATACAGGAGCAGGAAATATATGATCTTATCGAAGAGGTATTACTTGATTTGCCCGAGTTAACCCGACAGGTATTTGAATATAGATGGCGGAAACAATATTCTATCCAGGAAACATCCCAAAAATTGAATTTGGATGAAAAAGGAGTCTATAATCGAACGTTTGTAGCTCTTACAGCTATTCGGAATAAAGTTAATGTTATGCTTGAAGACGAAAAAGGAATTGACAATCCTAAAACGCTTTTAGGACTGGCAGTTTTGTTGAATTTATTTTAG
- a CDS encoding TonB-dependent receptor domain-containing protein → MYKRHLIVVILLQIFTISTLQAQTLNKEFPAETLDKRLTKMTQESKINILFDLNVVKGVNIPAYKAKNQTWEQILQSTLSSANFTFKKSGNSYIIVKKGPVKKLQPGSIKGTVTDSQGVPLPGATLQITGVTNLTTISGNDGTYSFSLQSGTYTLEARYISFQTQRITNLVVTENNTTSLNIALKDNSDQSLSEVVVTSTYKKTAASTDGLFRQQQKAAQMSDGISAEQIAKTPDSDVAASLKRITGVTTIADKFVVVRSLGERWNTAVMDGIILPSTDYNNQFSFDIIPTAMVESVVVNKTATPDMNASFAGGYIEVKTKDIPNKDFFSFNWGSSYNSIATFKPFLSRQQGKNDYFGYDDGTRDFPQGLEYSDFNTKNFFEQSKRFTNDNFTTYKTTADPGSGFQLAFGKKIELKNNNKWGFAGAVSSKYEQTILDIDHTARSNWMYNAFRPDDTNPTRFFDYKNRGASYTTSSTVAGMLNFGLQLGTNRFSFRNSYTHTADISLTKITGWNEQGDTASDDSYYYFYTGVLPEGKGLESIALPRTSEYNYPVYQQLLQNKLEGNHKLGNTIDLNWFAARTAVEYDMKDFTSNLKYYAMSGNEMYKYYYVYNSSPPIVRQNIDNDSEDYNFGANIALQLNKEHFKNTIKAGYFGALRENTNQQTAASLKVDENRPNIPASERNRLNIYSFAELLDGTHYEPGQVGWAVTDFYGEKYHGKVSQHAPFLMFDQRINTKWRLVWGTRAEYYKYELLQTQRKDAVEDGFDEKQLDDKLWEFLPSVNFTYSPTTKMNMRLAYSRAVIRPSFQERTAIPFYDPIASANIINAGGVLSTIVNNYDFKWEWFPGLGEILSFGVYHKKFINPIERVGYRAPEGSLELYVANSKQAILTGFEAEIRKSFGFIGQNPFLDKFFVSANFTFNDTKVIGYINRFGKDGQADTSTYKANRPMFGQTPWAYNLGFAYDGERLGLNIVQNAKGDQYITVGYDYQDEEIQRPYSTTDAQLSYRFLKDKNFQVKFNIKNLFNIPIETYNNYLSYKTDNPNWGQEDNTAIRDRYILSPGSSKKYDKDTDELMFRGYRGTTFSLSMNYSF, encoded by the coding sequence ATGTACAAACGTCACCTTATAGTGGTTATACTACTACAAATTTTTACAATTAGCACTTTACAAGCACAAACCCTAAATAAAGAATTTCCTGCCGAAACATTAGACAAGCGACTTACAAAAATGACACAAGAAAGCAAAATAAATATCCTTTTTGATTTGAATGTGGTAAAAGGAGTAAATATCCCTGCTTATAAAGCAAAAAATCAAACATGGGAACAAATTTTACAGTCTACTTTATCCTCAGCAAACTTCACCTTCAAAAAAAGTGGGAACTCCTATATTATTGTCAAAAAGGGACCTGTAAAAAAGCTGCAACCGGGAAGCATTAAAGGAACTGTTACAGACAGTCAAGGAGTACCGCTTCCCGGCGCAACCCTACAAATAACAGGAGTAACAAACCTGACAACTATATCTGGTAATGATGGTACTTATTCATTTTCATTACAATCTGGCACATATACCCTGGAAGCAAGGTATATTTCGTTTCAAACACAACGAATTACCAATCTTGTCGTAACCGAAAATAATACAACCTCATTAAATATTGCTTTAAAAGACAACTCTGACCAATCTTTAAGTGAAGTAGTAGTAACCAGCACTTACAAAAAGACAGCTGCTTCTACAGATGGATTATTTAGACAGCAACAAAAAGCGGCTCAAATGAGCGATGGTATTTCTGCTGAGCAAATAGCAAAAACACCTGATAGTGATGTGGCAGCTTCACTAAAACGTATTACGGGAGTAACAACAATAGCGGACAAATTTGTAGTGGTACGCTCCTTGGGAGAGCGATGGAATACGGCGGTGATGGACGGAATAATATTGCCGAGTACGGATTACAACAACCAATTCTCTTTCGATATAATTCCAACGGCAATGGTAGAAAGCGTGGTGGTAAACAAAACAGCTACACCCGATATGAATGCCAGTTTTGCTGGCGGTTATATAGAAGTAAAAACAAAAGACATTCCGAATAAAGATTTTTTCTCTTTCAATTGGGGGTCTTCTTATAATAGTATAGCTACATTTAAGCCATTCCTTTCCCGGCAACAAGGCAAAAACGATTATTTTGGATATGATGATGGTACAAGGGATTTTCCGCAAGGACTTGAATATTCAGATTTTAATACCAAGAATTTCTTTGAGCAATCCAAACGCTTTACCAATGATAATTTTACCACATACAAAACTACAGCTGATCCTGGGTCGGGTTTTCAACTGGCTTTTGGTAAAAAAATCGAATTAAAAAATAATAACAAATGGGGCTTTGCCGGAGCAGTAAGTTCTAAATACGAACAAACCATTTTAGATATAGACCATACTGCACGTTCGAACTGGATGTATAATGCCTTTCGGCCAGATGATACTAATCCAACACGTTTTTTTGATTACAAAAACAGGGGAGCTAGTTATACAACTAGTTCAACAGTTGCAGGAATGCTGAATTTTGGGCTACAGTTGGGAACAAACAGGTTTTCTTTTCGTAATTCCTATACCCATACAGCAGATATTAGCCTTACAAAGATAACGGGTTGGAATGAACAAGGAGATACCGCTTCAGATGATTCATACTATTATTTTTATACTGGAGTATTACCGGAAGGCAAGGGTCTTGAATCGATTGCTTTACCCAGAACCAGCGAATACAACTACCCTGTGTATCAGCAATTGTTGCAAAATAAACTGGAAGGAAATCATAAACTGGGAAACACGATAGATTTAAACTGGTTTGCAGCACGTACAGCAGTTGAATATGATATGAAAGACTTCACATCCAATTTGAAGTATTACGCAATGTCTGGAAACGAAATGTATAAATATTACTATGTCTATAATTCAAGTCCACCCATTGTCAGACAAAATATCGACAATGATTCAGAGGATTATAATTTCGGAGCAAATATCGCCTTGCAACTCAATAAAGAGCATTTTAAAAATACCATCAAGGCAGGATATTTTGGTGCGTTGAGAGAGAATACGAACCAGCAGACTGCTGCAAGCCTGAAAGTAGATGAAAACCGTCCCAACATTCCTGCTAGCGAAAGAAATAGATTAAATATTTATTCGTTTGCTGAACTACTCGATGGCACCCATTATGAGCCAGGGCAAGTAGGCTGGGCCGTCACGGATTTTTATGGCGAAAAATACCACGGCAAAGTTAGCCAGCACGCTCCTTTCCTGATGTTTGATCAGCGTATAAACACCAAATGGAGGCTGGTATGGGGTACAAGGGCAGAATACTACAAATACGAACTGCTGCAAACGCAAAGGAAGGATGCTGTAGAGGATGGCTTTGATGAGAAGCAGTTAGATGACAAACTGTGGGAGTTTTTGCCTTCGGTAAATTTTACTTATAGTCCCACTACCAAAATGAATATGAGATTGGCATATAGCCGAGCCGTGATTAGACCATCGTTTCAGGAACGAACCGCTATTCCCTTTTATGATCCTATTGCTTCAGCAAATATAATTAATGCCGGCGGGGTACTATCTACTATCGTGAATAATTATGATTTTAAGTGGGAATGGTTTCCGGGACTCGGCGAGATACTCTCTTTTGGAGTTTACCATAAGAAATTTATAAACCCTATTGAACGTGTCGGTTATAGAGCTCCTGAAGGAAGCCTGGAGTTATATGTGGCGAATTCCAAACAGGCCATTTTAACCGGTTTTGAAGCCGAAATACGAAAAAGCTTTGGTTTTATAGGACAAAACCCTTTTTTGGACAAGTTTTTTGTGAGTGCCAACTTTACCTTTAACGATACCAAAGTTATAGGATACATAAACCGATTTGGCAAAGACGGGCAGGCAGATACCTCAACCTATAAGGCCAATAGACCCATGTTTGGGCAAACGCCCTGGGCATACAATCTGGGATTTGCTTATGATGGGGAACGCCTTGGACTCAATATTGTTCAGAATGCTAAAGGTGACCAATATATTACGGTGGGTTATGATTATCAAGATGAAGAAATTCAGCGGCCATACAGTACTACCGATGCACAATTGAGTTATCGTTTCCTGAAAGACAAAAACTTTCAGGTAAAATTTAATATAAAAAACCTGTTTAATATACCAATAGAGACCTATAACAATTACCTGAGCTATAAAACTGACAATCCTAATTGGGGTCAGGAAGACAATACGGCGATAAGAGATCGATACATACTATCACCGGGATCATCAAAAAAATACGATAAAGATACAGACGAGCTAATGTTCAGGGGGTATAGAGGAACAACTTTTAGTTTAAGTATGAATTATAGTTTTTAG
- a CDS encoding alpha/beta hydrolase, producing MSIKLRHKSDTFGYKKINMIFRANLPNKVSRMERANKVYRYRGKAGLILVFHFLILAVSVQAQEKIILYSSAIPNSKPSALKESGTGMYKDVTIPTLEYFRPNTEKASGAAVIIIPGGGYSVVVYDGEGVSTAKALAEKGIAAFVLKYRLPNDAIMKDKKTGPLQDVQQAMKLVRDNAEKWGLDKNKIGIMGFSAGGHLASTAATHFDKSYIDNKEITSLRPDFQILVYPVISMTAALTHTGSRDNLLGKNPNNEDVDLFSNELQVQPNTPPAYITHTADDKTVDVDNSIIYFEKLRKYKIPVEMHIYPKGDHGFIFRHPGWMEPLFGWMQNNAWLK from the coding sequence ATGAGTATAAAATTAAGGCACAAATCTGACACGTTTGGCTATAAAAAAATCAATATGATTTTTAGAGCTAATCTGCCAAATAAAGTTTCACGGATGGAAAGAGCAAATAAAGTTTATCGTTACAGAGGCAAGGCAGGATTAATTCTTGTATTTCATTTTCTTATACTAGCTGTATCTGTTCAGGCTCAGGAAAAAATTATTTTATATTCATCTGCTATACCTAACTCAAAACCATCGGCTTTAAAAGAGTCCGGAACAGGGATGTACAAAGATGTAACAATTCCTACTCTTGAATACTTTAGACCTAATACAGAAAAAGCTTCAGGAGCAGCGGTTATCATCATTCCGGGTGGCGGATATTCAGTCGTTGTGTATGATGGGGAAGGAGTAAGTACTGCCAAAGCTTTGGCTGAAAAAGGGATTGCCGCATTTGTGCTTAAATACAGACTGCCAAATGACGCTATCATGAAAGATAAAAAGACAGGTCCGCTTCAGGATGTTCAACAAGCCATGAAATTAGTGAGAGATAATGCTGAGAAATGGGGATTAGACAAAAATAAAATTGGCATCATGGGATTTTCTGCCGGAGGGCATCTTGCCTCTACGGCAGCAACTCATTTTGACAAAAGCTACATAGATAATAAAGAGATCACAAGTCTTCGCCCTGATTTTCAAATTCTGGTATATCCTGTCATCAGCATGACTGCTGCTTTGACTCATACTGGCTCAAGGGATAATTTATTGGGAAAAAATCCGAATAATGAAGATGTCGATTTGTTTTCGAACGAGCTGCAGGTTCAGCCGAATACGCCACCGGCATATATAACACATACTGCTGATGATAAGACTGTAGATGTAGATAACAGTATTATTTATTTTGAAAAGTTGAGAAAATATAAAATTCCGGTTGAAATGCATATTTATCCCAAAGGTGATCATGGTTTCATTTTCAGGCATCCGGGATGGATGGAGCCGCTATTTGGCTGGATGCAAAACAATGCATGGCTAAAATAA
- a CDS encoding carboxylesterase/lipase family protein produces MKNIFFSALALLLLGFTDGAKVPLTTQIEVKQGKLSGIEEDGLLVFKGIPFAKPPVGDLRWHAPQPVKKWDGVLQTNKFAPGPFQGGNPPSGKSEDCLYLNVWTPAKSAKEKVPVLVWIYGGGFGAGATSETTYNGKNLAKKGVVLVSIAYRVGPLGFLAHPELSAENPKKVSGNYGLLDMIAGLQWVKENIAAFGGDPNKVTIFGESAGGIAVSMLCASPLAKGLFNGAISQSGGSFGPTRATTYPGENLKTLKIAENEGLDYMKNAGVASIEKLRSIEPDKLPAGRGWPIIDRWVIPDDQYKLYESGKYNDTPILIGYNSDEGASFTRTKDPKEFISSVETRYGKFAESILKAYPVGENSVPKTARDLSRDAAFGWQTWSWARLQAKTGKSKVFFYYFDQHPDHPKDSQYYGFGSYHGQDVAYVFENLDKSNPQTSKSDLEISNLMGTYWTNFAKYGDPNGKDVPNWPAFSNSDPKLLYFNNSAYTGPVPSLKSLEVLDSYFSWRRTPEGEAWAK; encoded by the coding sequence ATGAAAAATATTTTTTTTAGTGCTCTCGCTTTGCTATTGCTTGGTTTTACAGATGGTGCCAAAGTCCCTCTTACGACACAAATAGAGGTAAAACAAGGCAAATTATCAGGAATTGAAGAAGATGGATTATTAGTATTTAAAGGAATCCCGTTTGCTAAACCACCCGTTGGAGACCTTAGATGGCATGCTCCTCAACCGGTAAAAAAATGGGATGGCGTATTACAGACAAATAAATTTGCACCTGGTCCATTTCAGGGCGGCAATCCCCCATCTGGGAAAAGTGAAGACTGTCTCTACCTCAACGTTTGGACTCCGGCTAAATCTGCCAAAGAAAAAGTTCCGGTTTTGGTGTGGATCTATGGAGGTGGGTTTGGAGCTGGTGCAACTTCAGAAACGACATATAATGGGAAAAACTTAGCTAAGAAAGGGGTAGTACTGGTAAGTATCGCTTACCGTGTGGGGCCATTAGGATTTTTGGCACATCCGGAACTGAGTGCTGAAAACCCAAAAAAGGTTTCAGGAAACTATGGTTTACTAGATATGATTGCAGGCTTGCAATGGGTAAAAGAGAACATTGCTGCCTTTGGTGGTGATCCAAATAAAGTCACAATTTTCGGAGAATCAGCAGGCGGGATTGCTGTAAGCATGTTATGCGCTTCGCCTTTGGCAAAAGGTCTTTTTAATGGAGCAATATCACAAAGCGGAGGCTCATTTGGACCTACAAGGGCTACTACTTATCCAGGTGAAAACCTGAAAACACTTAAGATTGCTGAAAACGAAGGATTGGATTATATGAAAAATGCCGGTGTCGCTTCAATTGAAAAATTAAGGTCAATTGAGCCTGATAAACTACCTGCAGGACGTGGATGGCCGATTATTGACCGATGGGTAATTCCTGACGACCAGTATAAGCTATATGAATCGGGAAAATATAATGATACTCCAATTCTTATTGGCTACAATTCAGATGAAGGGGCAAGTTTTACAAGAACCAAAGACCCAAAGGAATTTATCAGCAGTGTAGAAACGCGCTATGGCAAATTTGCCGAAAGCATTTTAAAAGCATATCCTGTAGGTGAGAATTCGGTTCCAAAAACAGCTCGGGATTTATCGCGTGATGCAGCTTTCGGATGGCAGACATGGTCCTGGGCTAGACTACAGGCAAAAACCGGAAAGTCAAAAGTGTTTTTTTACTATTTCGACCAGCATCCCGACCATCCTAAAGATTCACAGTATTATGGTTTTGGTTCTTACCATGGACAAGATGTAGCCTATGTTTTTGAGAACCTGGATAAATCAAACCCTCAAACAAGTAAATCAGATTTAGAGATTTCAAATCTTATGGGAACCTATTGGACAAACTTTGCCAAGTACGGTGATCCTAATGGCAAAGATGTTCCTAACTGGCCAGCTTTTAGCAATTCAGATCCCAAGTTGCTGTATTTCAATAATAGCGCTTACACGGGACCTGTTCCGAGTTTAAAATCACTTGAGGTTTTAGATTCTTATTTTTCTTGGAGACGTACACCAGAAGGTGAAGCCTGGGCAAAATAA
- a CDS encoding S41 family peptidase: MKKLILILLFASILFACQTNDDIPLTYEEGTNEYINDWIYTQMKRYYYWNESMPGKGNLSLPPKEYFGSLVNKNDRFSYAIHTSSAETFPQSLQNSFGFDLSFMEYEGQVYGVVMYVLSKSPAERNGLERGQLITAIGGTALSQENYNNLYQNLLATKDAKLQMVSYSEKSGFTVPKQINISQGFSFLQPVLSQVIPYQNNKVGYIEIPHFYVGLSKSLLNAFQEFKNQSVNEVVVDLRYNGGGDVSSATALSILLAPNIQSTNQFIRFKGNSNGGEVNQTFKESLEMNESQVSFEALRAAHLQIRRVYVLCGGHTASASEIIINNLKPFMEVITIGEKTVGKDVASFPVEDDRIVGAQAKWVLYPAIYKLFNANGEGNYAAGLQPTVVLKEFQELEVFPLGNMNEILLKQALNSMSGNRRSIKGMTIQTLKKQNLNVVSEPLVIKKTWP; the protein is encoded by the coding sequence ATGAAGAAGTTAATTTTAATTCTCCTGTTTGCAAGTATTTTATTTGCCTGCCAAACCAATGACGATATTCCTTTAACCTATGAGGAAGGCACAAATGAGTATATAAACGATTGGATTTACACACAAATGAAACGCTATTATTACTGGAACGAAAGTATGCCCGGCAAGGGCAATTTATCGTTGCCACCGAAGGAGTATTTTGGATCTTTAGTAAATAAGAATGACCGTTTTTCCTATGCGATCCACACTTCCTCAGCGGAAACATTTCCTCAAAGCCTCCAGAATTCATTTGGCTTTGATCTTTCTTTTATGGAATACGAAGGACAGGTATATGGCGTAGTGATGTATGTACTTTCAAAATCACCAGCAGAGAGAAATGGGCTTGAACGTGGACAGTTAATAACTGCCATTGGTGGCACTGCTTTAAGCCAAGAAAATTATAATAACCTTTATCAAAATTTGTTAGCTACTAAGGATGCTAAGTTACAGATGGTTTCTTATTCTGAAAAATCAGGATTTACAGTCCCTAAACAGATTAATATTAGTCAGGGGTTTTCTTTTTTGCAGCCTGTCCTTAGCCAGGTTATTCCCTACCAGAATAATAAAGTGGGCTACATTGAAATACCACATTTTTATGTTGGTCTTTCGAAGTCGCTACTGAATGCATTTCAGGAATTTAAGAATCAGTCTGTTAACGAAGTTGTCGTTGATTTAAGGTATAATGGCGGCGGCGATGTCTCATCGGCTACAGCACTCAGTATACTTTTAGCACCCAACATACAATCCACTAACCAGTTCATCCGGTTTAAGGGAAATTCCAACGGCGGAGAAGTGAACCAGACCTTTAAAGAATCACTGGAGATGAATGAGTCCCAAGTAAGCTTTGAGGCACTTAGGGCTGCCCATCTGCAAATCCGGAGGGTTTATGTTTTGTGCGGCGGCCATACTGCATCAGCTTCTGAAATCATAATCAACAACCTAAAACCGTTTATGGAAGTGATAACCATTGGAGAGAAAACCGTGGGTAAAGACGTTGCCAGTTTTCCGGTTGAAGACGACAGAATTGTTGGTGCGCAGGCAAAATGGGTTTTATACCCCGCAATTTACAAACTATTTAATGCTAATGGAGAGGGCAACTACGCTGCCGGCTTACAGCCAACTGTTGTATTAAAGGAATTTCAGGAATTAGAAGTCTTCCCTTTAGGAAATATGAATGAAATATTACTGAAGCAAGCCTTGAATTCTATGTCAGGAAATAGACGTAGTATAAAAGGCATGACAATACAAACTCTTAAAAAACAGAACCTCAATGTAGTATCAGAACCATTAGTTATTAAGAAAACATGGCCTTGA